Proteins from one Deinococcus seoulensis genomic window:
- a CDS encoding SIS domain-containing protein — MTDPLMLQEARQSPDVTRRQLAENADVSRALAAAIRTLKPAYAVTIARGSSDHACTVLKYALETQLGLPVASLGPSVHTLYGTRLDLRGALVIAVSQSGASPDVVENVRAARDSGALTVALVNVEDSDLARAAEFVLPLRGGEERAVAATKSYLASLTALLPVIADLSGDDALLRGLHALPAALEATLALEDQARDLADRYRFAENLIVLTRGLHYGVAQEAALKLKETSGIHAEAYSAAEFSHGPRRLLAEGLPVLAFTPADQAGAATRAALDALQADGADLRTIGPASGSTLTTPATGHGLTDTVPSALAFYLFAAHLSLARGLNPDQPPLLSKVTKTR, encoded by the coding sequence ATGACCGACCCTCTGATGTTGCAGGAAGCCCGGCAGTCCCCGGACGTCACCCGCCGCCAACTCGCCGAAAACGCCGACGTCAGCCGCGCCCTGGCCGCCGCCATCCGCACCCTGAAGCCCGCATACGCCGTTACCATCGCGCGCGGCAGCAGTGACCACGCCTGCACGGTCCTCAAGTACGCCCTGGAAACGCAGCTGGGCCTGCCGGTCGCCAGCCTCGGGCCCAGCGTTCACACGCTGTACGGCACCCGCCTGGACCTGCGCGGCGCCCTGGTGATCGCCGTGTCGCAGAGCGGCGCCAGCCCCGACGTGGTCGAGAACGTCCGCGCCGCCCGCGACAGCGGCGCCCTGACCGTCGCGCTGGTCAACGTGGAAGACAGCGACCTCGCGCGCGCCGCCGAGTTCGTCCTGCCCCTGCGCGGCGGTGAGGAACGCGCCGTGGCCGCCACCAAGAGCTACCTCGCCAGCCTGACCGCCCTGCTGCCCGTCATCGCCGACCTCAGCGGCGACGACGCCCTGCTGCGCGGCCTGCACGCCCTGCCCGCCGCGCTGGAAGCCACCCTGGCCCTCGAAGATCAGGCGCGCGATCTGGCCGACCGCTACCGCTTCGCGGAGAACCTGATCGTCCTCACGCGTGGCCTGCACTACGGCGTGGCGCAGGAAGCCGCCCTGAAACTCAAGGAAACCAGTGGCATTCACGCCGAGGCGTACTCCGCCGCCGAGTTCAGCCACGGCCCCAGACGCCTGCTCGCCGAGGGCCTCCCGGTCCTGGCGTTCACGCCCGCCGATCAGGCCGGGGCCGCCACCCGCGCCGCGCTGGACGCCCTGCAGGCCGACGGCGCGGACCTGCGCACCATCGGCCCCGCCAGCGGCAGCACCCTCACCACGCCCGCCACCGGGCACGGCCTGACCGACACGGTCCCCAGCGCCCTGGCGTTCTACCTGTTCGCCGCGCACCTCTCACTGGCACGCGGCCTGAACCCCGACCAGCCCCCGCTGCTCAGCAAGGTCACGAAAACCCGCTGA
- a CDS encoding MFS transporter, which yields MTPRTAGASPRPPAPVPSAPSALGQAAALSAAGQQLGALSLPVIASTLPGSTALTLGLITAAAFLPHLLLGLLLGAVADRLPPRAAMLGMNVARGALLLGAAGLAHAGALSAPVLAGMALLLGSLGALHDASTQRWLAHFEDRRDANRAVQAGEQAALAAAPGLSGLLIAQAGAAAALLGESLSFLAASLRLLGLRAPVLADREVRGTLFGDAARGMAFVWRHGLLRRLAVTAAFVNFARAMTFTLLSFHLLRVWQVPPVLMGLTLTVGGLGGLTGASLSRRLSGVPDDRVMRGGLLALAGAGLLVPLAAPGALGLALIMLGRAAGTACVVTYNIRQDALRQSLSPAGMEARVATASRTLLWGSLPLGAALGGWLGTVLGTQTALTVAALLVFAAPLLLGRAPVQDVPAPTGQPGTA from the coding sequence GTGACCCCGCGCACTGCTGGGGCCTCTCCCCGGCCCCCCGCACCGGTTCCGTCCGCGCCGTCCGCGCTGGGTCAGGCGGCGGCGCTGAGCGCGGCGGGACAGCAACTGGGTGCGCTGAGTCTGCCGGTGATCGCCTCGACCCTGCCGGGCAGCACCGCCCTGACGCTGGGCCTGATCACGGCGGCGGCGTTCCTGCCGCACCTGCTGCTGGGTCTGCTGCTGGGCGCCGTCGCGGACCGCCTGCCGCCCCGCGCGGCCATGCTGGGCATGAACGTGGCGCGCGGGGCACTGCTGCTGGGCGCGGCAGGGCTGGCGCACGCGGGCGCGCTGTCTGCTCCGGTGCTGGCGGGCATGGCGCTGCTGCTGGGGAGCCTGGGGGCGCTGCACGACGCGTCCACGCAGCGCTGGCTGGCGCACTTCGAGGACCGCCGGGACGCGAACCGGGCCGTGCAGGCCGGAGAGCAGGCGGCGCTGGCCGCCGCGCCGGGCCTGAGCGGCCTGCTGATCGCGCAGGCGGGCGCGGCGGCGGCGCTGCTGGGTGAGTCCCTGAGTTTCCTGGCGGCCAGCCTGCGCCTGCTGGGTCTGCGCGCCCCGGTCCTGGCGGACCGTGAAGTGCGGGGCACGCTGTTCGGGGACGCGGCGCGCGGCATGGCGTTCGTGTGGCGGCACGGGCTGCTGCGGCGGCTGGCGGTCACGGCGGCGTTCGTGAACTTCGCGCGGGCCATGACGTTCACGCTGCTGTCGTTTCATCTGTTACGCGTGTGGCAGGTGCCGCCGGTCTTGATGGGCCTGACCCTGACGGTGGGCGGGCTGGGCGGACTGACAGGCGCGTCCCTGAGCCGCCGCCTGTCGGGCGTGCCGGACGACCGGGTCATGCGCGGCGGCCTGCTGGCCCTGGCGGGCGCGGGCCTGCTGGTGCCGCTGGCCGCGCCGGGCGCGCTGGGGCTGGCACTGATCATGCTGGGCCGCGCCGCCGGAACGGCCTGCGTGGTCACGTACAACATCCGGCAGGACGCGCTGCGCCAGTCGCTCTCGCCGGCCGGCATGGAGGCGCGGGTGGCGACCGCCTCGCGCACGCTGCTGTGGGGCAGCCTGCCGCTCGGCGCGGCGCTGGGCGGCTGGCTGGGCACGGTCCTGGGCACGCAGACGGCGCTGACGGTCGCGGCGCTACTGGTGTTCGCCGCGCCACTGCTGCTGGGCCGCGCCCCCGTGCAGGACGTGCCTGCGCCCACCGGGCAGCCGGGCACGGCCTGA
- a CDS encoding MerR family transcriptional regulator, translating into MTDPAPTQPAAPQPAPTFYTTAELAREAGVTRRTVMHYAELHLLTPDQVTASGRALYGPYSLRLLRDLIDLRALGMTLEEARDMVILRRATHDIHGHYRRDWTRADIPLDDTRLKALHTRLRAINAAFERQANNMARFDRWLTKRFTGGDLPGLAGGSDPQESEPNEGDTHEGGTGGNSPA; encoded by the coding sequence GTGACCGACCCAGCCCCAACCCAGCCCGCCGCGCCCCAACCCGCCCCGACCTTCTACACGACCGCCGAACTGGCCCGCGAGGCCGGTGTCACCCGCCGCACCGTCATGCACTACGCCGAACTGCACCTCCTGACACCCGATCAGGTGACCGCATCCGGCCGGGCGCTGTACGGCCCGTACTCGCTGCGGCTCCTGCGCGACCTGATCGACCTGCGCGCCCTCGGCATGACCCTGGAGGAGGCGCGGGACATGGTCATCCTGCGCCGCGCCACGCACGACATCCACGGCCACTACCGCCGCGACTGGACCCGCGCCGACATTCCCCTCGACGACACGCGCCTGAAAGCGCTGCACACCCGCCTGCGCGCCATCAACGCCGCCTTCGAGCGGCAGGCGAACAACATGGCCCGCTTCGACCGGTGGCTCACCAAACGCTTCACCGGCGGCGACCTGCCCGGCCTCGCCGGAGGCAGCGACCCGCAGGAAAGCGAACCCAACGAGGGCGACACACACGAGGGCGGCACGGGCGGGAACAGCCCGGCCTGA
- a CDS encoding NADPH:quinone oxidoreductase family protein — protein sequence MRALTCTAFDQPETLTVLDTPTPAPAPGEVTIEVHAAGVNYPDALMVMGQYQVRPPLPFTPGAEAAGVITAVGEGVRGLSVGQRVAAFTGTGAFATHLNAPAAAVMPLPDGMDLGVAATLPLAYGTVMHALIDRGQVKAGETLLVLGAAGGVGLAAIMIGKALGARVIAAASTDEKLELARQHGADEVINYEQADLKDALKALTGKQGVDVILDPVGDRWAESAFRSIAWGGRYLVIGFAGGEIPRLPLNLPLLKGASVVGVFWGEFARRDPAGNARNLARLAGWVMDGTVRPLVSERYSLEDGPRAMRDLLERRVTGKVIITP from the coding sequence ATGCGCGCCCTGACCTGCACCGCCTTCGACCAGCCCGAAACCCTGACCGTCCTCGACACGCCCACCCCCGCCCCCGCGCCCGGCGAGGTGACCATCGAGGTGCACGCCGCCGGGGTGAACTACCCGGACGCGCTGATGGTCATGGGCCAGTATCAGGTGCGCCCGCCGCTGCCGTTCACGCCGGGCGCGGAGGCCGCCGGGGTCATCACCGCCGTCGGTGAGGGCGTGCGCGGCCTGAGCGTGGGCCAGCGGGTCGCGGCGTTCACGGGCACCGGCGCGTTCGCCACGCACCTGAACGCCCCGGCCGCCGCCGTCATGCCCCTGCCGGACGGCATGGACCTCGGCGTGGCCGCCACGCTGCCCCTGGCGTACGGGACGGTCATGCACGCCCTGATCGACCGTGGGCAGGTGAAAGCCGGTGAGACGCTGCTGGTCCTGGGGGCCGCCGGGGGCGTGGGACTGGCCGCCATCATGATCGGCAAGGCGCTCGGCGCGCGCGTGATCGCCGCCGCCAGCACCGACGAGAAACTCGAACTGGCCCGCCAGCACGGCGCGGACGAGGTCATCAACTACGAACAGGCCGACCTGAAAGACGCCCTGAAAGCATTGACCGGCAAACAGGGCGTGGACGTGATCCTCGACCCCGTCGGTGACCGCTGGGCCGAGAGTGCCTTCCGCAGCATCGCGTGGGGCGGCCGGTACCTCGTGATCGGCTTCGCGGGCGGCGAGATTCCGCGCCTGCCGCTGAACCTGCCGCTCCTGAAGGGCGCGTCGGTCGTGGGTGTGTTCTGGGGCGAGTTCGCGCGCCGCGACCCCGCCGGAAACGCCCGCAACCTCGCCCGGCTGGCCGGATGGGTCATGGACGGCACGGTGCGCCCCCTGGTCAGCGAACGCTACTCCCTGGAGGACGGCCCGCGCGCCATGCGCGACCTGCTGGAACGCCGAGTGACCGGTAAAGTGATCATCACGCCGTGA